TTTTAAACTCCCATACTTTCAGAAAGAAGCATATTTAGCCCAATCACCTCAGTTTTATAAACAAATGATGGTAGCTGGAGGACTAGAACGTGTTTTTGAAGTTGCTCCTGTTTACCGGGCTGAACATCATAATTCTTCGCGTCATTTAAATGAATATATATCGTTAGACGTAGAGCTCGGTTTTATTACTGATTTTCATGAAGTAATGCTATTAGAAACAGATGTTTTACGTTATATGTTTCAACAAGTAGGAGAGAAGTGTGCAAAAGAACTACAACTTTTACAAGTTACAGTGCCGGTTATTACAGAAATTCCAAAAATTAAGCTGGTAGAAGCACAGCGTATTTTGAAAACGAAGTATCGAAAAGAATCACCAGTAGGGGATTTAGATACAGAAGGTGAAAAGTTACTAGGAAAATATGTGAAAGAAACGTACAATAGCGATTTCGTCTTCATCACACAGTATCCGAAAGAAGCGAGACCGATGTATACGATGCCGAATAAAGAGAATCCTGCTATTACTGATTCTTTCGACTTATTGTACAAAGGACTAGAAATCACATCAGGTGCACAGCGAATTCATAACTATGAAATGTTGCTTGCTTCCTTTAAAGAAAAAGGATTGCATCCAGAGAAATTTCAATCATATTTGGATACATTTTGCTACGGCTGTCCACCACATGGTGGATTTGGAATTGGATTAGAGCGAGTTGTATATAAGCTTTTAGAATTATCGAATGTTCGAGAAGCAAGTGCTTTTCCGAGAGATTGTACACGTCTTATTCCATAACACATAAGAACCCTTCGTTTTTGTAGAAGGGTTTTTTGTATATTTCAACATTTGATATTTTCTCTAAAAAAGAATAAGTAAAATTGATGCAGTTTTATTTTTTGGGGGTATAAAATAGAGGAAGGTGGGAGAAGGTTTGGAGATTAAAGTCAAACCTGAACAACTCGAACAAATTGCCAAAAACATATCAGAGATGCAAACGCACAGCCAGAGTATACAACAAAATCTCAATCAATCGATGTTTAGTATTCAAATGCAATGGCAAGGAGCGACGAGTCAGCGTTTTTACGGGGAATTTTACCACAATTAAATGACGTATATCATATTCATGTGAAGTTTACATAACCAATCATTACCGTAGTAGACAAAAAAGCTAGCTTCTTATCTTTTTTTAAATAAGAAGCTAGCTTTATCGTTTTGGGGGAGCAATAAAATATTAAGTTGATGGGCATGGGGGCCCCTTTTACAAATGTACATTGATTTTTGCGAAAAGATAGGTAAAGTAGCTAGTGGAAAAGATTTAGAACAAAGTGATGATATATA
The DNA window shown above is from Bacillus clarus and carries:
- the aspS gene encoding aspartate--tRNA(Asn) ligase yields the protein MDQIMKRSLIRECTAGNGKVVLLQGWVKKIRHLGNVSFLLLRDRTGVIQCVLEKDLAGYKVDVESVVQIVGEIVETTKTELGVELLAHEVKVLNTSEPLPFEVNKKKLQVGLDQLLNERVLSLRHERIQAIFTVQSALVQAFSDFLIENDFTRIFTPKIVSQGAEGGANVFKLPYFQKEAYLAQSPQFYKQMMVAGGLERVFEVAPVYRAEHHNSSRHLNEYISLDVELGFITDFHEVMLLETDVLRYMFQQVGEKCAKELQLLQVTVPVITEIPKIKLVEAQRILKTKYRKESPVGDLDTEGEKLLGKYVKETYNSDFVFITQYPKEARPMYTMPNKENPAITDSFDLLYKGLEITSGAQRIHNYEMLLASFKEKGLHPEKFQSYLDTFCYGCPPHGGFGIGLERVVYKLLELSNVREASAFPRDCTRLIP